In Patagioenas fasciata isolate bPatFas1 chromosome 2, bPatFas1.hap1, whole genome shotgun sequence, a single window of DNA contains:
- the LOC136097620 gene encoding sphingomyelin phosphodiesterase 5-like isoform X1: MLGVSRLRGVPPAAPARGGLGCRDPGGPQGHGGAAAPGRPRRPRPPQPPLPAQPRGPPPGPRGRSERGRFPGRRPGTGVPLPAVTRGLSPAGHARVTGAPGQERGDVAIPLSPPSAPAAAPLPPAMLAHDSPFPSRALAALDRLAEGLLAPGFWAVNGLLDLRPTTAERRRRRERRCGRCRGCTGALLAGVAFAAVLLLSLPVTALGLLLWLPLQAARRPFRYRYTAGTAAAEPWDLRQPRTFTFLSANVCLLPSGLAKFSNLGDTAQRASEIARLLAPRPQPPPGDRAGLVEPRGESAGYGGTLRTPAGAEPGATPAATSAGTLPETPAGTEAAEPVLSERFPANPDFVCLQEVFDGAAASRVCGQLAGAFPHVLWDVGARGLRGGRPVLLGSGLLLASRFPPLAARYRPFPNGRGEDALAAKGLLVAQVLLGSARGRRVVGYIGCTHLQAPAADATTREAQLSLSLRWLQLFREEQEQSGDLVAFDVLCGDLNFDNCSRGDELNQRHELFQLYQDPCRRGPGLDAPWAIGTLLNYLRIYEEPVSTPEKMRRTLSQPGGRQRYLAGPILASGEPDPLAPGPWRGRRVDYIVFRRHRGARTEVAGVSVVTQLATRSDHLPVALRLRVAPDGP; encoded by the exons ATGCTGGGGGTGTCCCGGCTCCGGGGAGTCCCCCCGGCAGCACCTGCCCGAGGCGGTTTGGGGTGTCGGGACCCCGGGGGCCCGCAGGGACACGGTGGGGCAGCCGCTCCCGGccggccgcgccgcccccgccccccgcaGCCACCGCTCCCGGCACAGCCGCGGGGGCcgcccccggggccgcggggccgcTCCGAGCGCGGGAGGTTCCCAGGGCGGCGTCCGGGCACGGGGGTCCCGCTCCCCGCCGTGACCCGGGGTCTCTCTCCCGCAGGTCACGCCCGTGTCACCGGAGCCCCCGGGCAGGAGCGGGGAGACGTCGCGATCCCGCTCAGCCCCCCGAGcgcccccgccgcggccccgctccccccggccaTGCTGGCGCACGACTCCCCGTTCCCCAGCCGGGCGCTGGCGGCCCTGGACCGCCTGGCCGAGGGGCTACTGGCCCCGGGCTTCTGGGCCGTCAACGGCCTCCTGGACCTGCGGCCGACCacggcggagcggcggcggcggcgggagcggcggtgcgggcggtgccggggctgcacCGGGGCGCTGCTGGCGGGGGTGGCGTTTGCGGCcgtgctgctgctgtcgctgccggtgacggcgctggggctgctgctgtggctgccGCTGCAGGCGGCGCGGCGGCCGTTCCGGTACCGGTACACGGCGGGGACGGCGGCGGCGGAGCCCTGGGACCTGCGGCAGCCCCGCACCTTCACCTTCCTCAGCGCCAACGTCTGCCTGCTGCCCAGCGGGCTGGCCAAGTTCAGCAACCTGGGCGACACGGCGCAGCGGGCCAGCGAAATCGCCCGCCTGCTCGCCCCGCGGCCGCAGCCGCCCCCCGGGGACCGCGCCGGCCTGGTGGAGCCGCGGGGGGAGAGCGCCGGCTACGGGGGGACGCTGCGCACCCCCGCGGGGGCGGAGCCGGGTGCGACCCCCGCGGCGACCTCCGCGGGGACCCTCCCCGAGACCCCCGCGGGGACAGAGGCGGCCGAGCCGGTGCTGTCGGAGCGTTTCCCGGCCAACCCCGACTTCGTGTGCCTGCAGGAGGTTTTCGACGGCGCGGCCGCGTCCCGCGTGTGCGGGCAGCTGGCGGGCGCGTTCCCGCACGTGCTGTGGGACGTGGgggcgcgggggctgcgcggggggcggccggtgctgctgggcagcggGCTACTGCTCGCCAGCCGCTTCCCGCCGCTGGCCGCCCGCTACCGCCCCTTCCCCAACGGCCGCGGCGAGGACGCGCTGGCGGccaaggggctgctggtggcGCAG GTGCTGCTGGGCTCGGCGCGGGGGCGGCGCGTCGTGGGTTACATCGGCTGCACCCACCTGCAGGCGCCCGCAG ccgATGCCACCACGCGGGAGGCGCAGCTGTCGCTGTCGCTGCGGTGGCTGCAGCTGTTCcgggaggagcaggagcagagcgggGACCTGGTGGCGTTTGATGTCCTGTGCGGGGACCTCAACTTCGACAACTGCTCCCGcg gtgacGAGCTGAACCAGCGGCACGAGCTGTTCCAGCTGTACCAGGACCCGTGCCGGCGGGGGCCGGGGCTGGATGCGCCCTGGGCCATCG ggacCCTGCTCAACTACCTGCGCATCTACGAGGAGCCCGTGTCCACCCCGGAGAAGATGAGGag gacgCTGTCGCAGCCGGGGGGGCGGCAGCGGTACCTGGCGGGCCCGATCCTGGCGAGCGGGGAGCCGGACCCGTTGGCCCCCGGGCCGTGGCGCGGCCGGCGCGTGGATTACATCGTGTTCCGGCGGCACCGCGGCGCCCGCACG gaggtGGCCGGCGTGTCCGTGGTCACTCAGTTGGCCACGCGTTCCGACCACCTGCCCGTGGCGCTGCGGCTGCGGGTGGCGCCCGACGGGCCCTGa
- the LOC136097620 gene encoding sphingomyelin phosphodiesterase 5-like isoform X3: protein MPSHQTVLGRAARGCAGPGCAGRWPRPHPGHARVTGAPGQERGDVAIPLSPPSAPAAAPLPPAMLAHDSPFPSRALAALDRLAEGLLAPGFWAVNGLLDLRPTTAERRRRRERRCGRCRGCTGALLAGVAFAAVLLLSLPVTALGLLLWLPLQAARRPFRYRYTAGTAAAEPWDLRQPRTFTFLSANVCLLPSGLAKFSNLGDTAQRASEIARLLAPRPQPPPGDRAGLVEPRGESAGYGGTLRTPAGAEPGATPAATSAGTLPETPAGTEAAEPVLSERFPANPDFVCLQEVFDGAAASRVCGQLAGAFPHVLWDVGARGLRGGRPVLLGSGLLLASRFPPLAARYRPFPNGRGEDALAAKGLLVAQVLLGSARGRRVVGYIGCTHLQAPAADATTREAQLSLSLRWLQLFREEQEQSGDLVAFDVLCGDLNFDNCSRGDELNQRHELFQLYQDPCRRGPGLDAPWAIGTLLNYLRIYEEPVSTPEKMRRTLSQPGGRQRYLAGPILASGEPDPLAPGPWRGRRVDYIVFRRHRGARTEVAGVSVVTQLATRSDHLPVALRLRVAPDGP, encoded by the exons ATGCCATCGCACCAGACCGTGCTGGGCCGCGCCGCACGGGGCTGTGCCGGGCCGGGCTGTGCCGGGCGGTGGCCGCGGCCGCACCCGG GTCACGCCCGTGTCACCGGAGCCCCCGGGCAGGAGCGGGGAGACGTCGCGATCCCGCTCAGCCCCCCGAGcgcccccgccgcggccccgctccccccggccaTGCTGGCGCACGACTCCCCGTTCCCCAGCCGGGCGCTGGCGGCCCTGGACCGCCTGGCCGAGGGGCTACTGGCCCCGGGCTTCTGGGCCGTCAACGGCCTCCTGGACCTGCGGCCGACCacggcggagcggcggcggcggcgggagcggcggtgcgggcggtgccggggctgcacCGGGGCGCTGCTGGCGGGGGTGGCGTTTGCGGCcgtgctgctgctgtcgctgccggtgacggcgctggggctgctgctgtggctgccGCTGCAGGCGGCGCGGCGGCCGTTCCGGTACCGGTACACGGCGGGGACGGCGGCGGCGGAGCCCTGGGACCTGCGGCAGCCCCGCACCTTCACCTTCCTCAGCGCCAACGTCTGCCTGCTGCCCAGCGGGCTGGCCAAGTTCAGCAACCTGGGCGACACGGCGCAGCGGGCCAGCGAAATCGCCCGCCTGCTCGCCCCGCGGCCGCAGCCGCCCCCCGGGGACCGCGCCGGCCTGGTGGAGCCGCGGGGGGAGAGCGCCGGCTACGGGGGGACGCTGCGCACCCCCGCGGGGGCGGAGCCGGGTGCGACCCCCGCGGCGACCTCCGCGGGGACCCTCCCCGAGACCCCCGCGGGGACAGAGGCGGCCGAGCCGGTGCTGTCGGAGCGTTTCCCGGCCAACCCCGACTTCGTGTGCCTGCAGGAGGTTTTCGACGGCGCGGCCGCGTCCCGCGTGTGCGGGCAGCTGGCGGGCGCGTTCCCGCACGTGCTGTGGGACGTGGgggcgcgggggctgcgcggggggcggccggtgctgctgggcagcggGCTACTGCTCGCCAGCCGCTTCCCGCCGCTGGCCGCCCGCTACCGCCCCTTCCCCAACGGCCGCGGCGAGGACGCGCTGGCGGccaaggggctgctggtggcGCAG GTGCTGCTGGGCTCGGCGCGGGGGCGGCGCGTCGTGGGTTACATCGGCTGCACCCACCTGCAGGCGCCCGCAG ccgATGCCACCACGCGGGAGGCGCAGCTGTCGCTGTCGCTGCGGTGGCTGCAGCTGTTCcgggaggagcaggagcagagcgggGACCTGGTGGCGTTTGATGTCCTGTGCGGGGACCTCAACTTCGACAACTGCTCCCGcg gtgacGAGCTGAACCAGCGGCACGAGCTGTTCCAGCTGTACCAGGACCCGTGCCGGCGGGGGCCGGGGCTGGATGCGCCCTGGGCCATCG ggacCCTGCTCAACTACCTGCGCATCTACGAGGAGCCCGTGTCCACCCCGGAGAAGATGAGGag gacgCTGTCGCAGCCGGGGGGGCGGCAGCGGTACCTGGCGGGCCCGATCCTGGCGAGCGGGGAGCCGGACCCGTTGGCCCCCGGGCCGTGGCGCGGCCGGCGCGTGGATTACATCGTGTTCCGGCGGCACCGCGGCGCCCGCACG gaggtGGCCGGCGTGTCCGTGGTCACTCAGTTGGCCACGCGTTCCGACCACCTGCCCGTGGCGCTGCGGCTGCGGGTGGCGCCCGACGGGCCCTGa
- the LOC136097620 gene encoding sphingomyelin phosphodiesterase 5-like isoform X2, whose product MLGVSRLRGVPPAAPARGGLGCRDPGGPQGHGGAAAPGRPRRPRPPQPPLPAQPRGPPPGPRGRSERGRFPGRRPGTGVPLPAVTRGLSPAGHARVTGAPGQERGDVAIPLSPPSAPAAAPLPPAMLAHDSPFPSRALAALDRLAEGLLAPGFWAVNGLLDLRPTTAERRRRRERRCGRCRGCTGALLAGVAFAAVLLLSLPVTALGLLLWLPLQAARRPFRYRYTAGTAAAEPWDLRQPRTFTFLSANVCLLPSGLAKFSNLGDTAQRASEIARLLAPRPQPPPGDRAGLVEPRGESAGYGGTLRTPAGAEPGATPAATSAGTLPETPAGTEAAEPVLSERFPANPDFVCLQEVFDGAAASRVCGQLAGAFPHVLWDVGARGLRGGRPVLLGSGLLLASRFPPLAARYRPFPNGRGEDALAAKGLLVAQVLLGSARGRRVVGYIGCTHLQAPAADATTREAQLSLSLRWLQLFREEQEQSGDLVAFDVLCGDLNFDNCSRGDELNQRHELFQLYQDPCRRGPGLDAPWAIGTLLNYLRIYEEPVSTPEKMRRRWPACPWSLSWPRVPTTCPWRCGCGWRPTGPEHRGHRGHRDGP is encoded by the exons ATGCTGGGGGTGTCCCGGCTCCGGGGAGTCCCCCCGGCAGCACCTGCCCGAGGCGGTTTGGGGTGTCGGGACCCCGGGGGCCCGCAGGGACACGGTGGGGCAGCCGCTCCCGGccggccgcgccgcccccgccccccgcaGCCACCGCTCCCGGCACAGCCGCGGGGGCcgcccccggggccgcggggccgcTCCGAGCGCGGGAGGTTCCCAGGGCGGCGTCCGGGCACGGGGGTCCCGCTCCCCGCCGTGACCCGGGGTCTCTCTCCCGCAGGTCACGCCCGTGTCACCGGAGCCCCCGGGCAGGAGCGGGGAGACGTCGCGATCCCGCTCAGCCCCCCGAGcgcccccgccgcggccccgctccccccggccaTGCTGGCGCACGACTCCCCGTTCCCCAGCCGGGCGCTGGCGGCCCTGGACCGCCTGGCCGAGGGGCTACTGGCCCCGGGCTTCTGGGCCGTCAACGGCCTCCTGGACCTGCGGCCGACCacggcggagcggcggcggcggcgggagcggcggtgcgggcggtgccggggctgcacCGGGGCGCTGCTGGCGGGGGTGGCGTTTGCGGCcgtgctgctgctgtcgctgccggtgacggcgctggggctgctgctgtggctgccGCTGCAGGCGGCGCGGCGGCCGTTCCGGTACCGGTACACGGCGGGGACGGCGGCGGCGGAGCCCTGGGACCTGCGGCAGCCCCGCACCTTCACCTTCCTCAGCGCCAACGTCTGCCTGCTGCCCAGCGGGCTGGCCAAGTTCAGCAACCTGGGCGACACGGCGCAGCGGGCCAGCGAAATCGCCCGCCTGCTCGCCCCGCGGCCGCAGCCGCCCCCCGGGGACCGCGCCGGCCTGGTGGAGCCGCGGGGGGAGAGCGCCGGCTACGGGGGGACGCTGCGCACCCCCGCGGGGGCGGAGCCGGGTGCGACCCCCGCGGCGACCTCCGCGGGGACCCTCCCCGAGACCCCCGCGGGGACAGAGGCGGCCGAGCCGGTGCTGTCGGAGCGTTTCCCGGCCAACCCCGACTTCGTGTGCCTGCAGGAGGTTTTCGACGGCGCGGCCGCGTCCCGCGTGTGCGGGCAGCTGGCGGGCGCGTTCCCGCACGTGCTGTGGGACGTGGgggcgcgggggctgcgcggggggcggccggtgctgctgggcagcggGCTACTGCTCGCCAGCCGCTTCCCGCCGCTGGCCGCCCGCTACCGCCCCTTCCCCAACGGCCGCGGCGAGGACGCGCTGGCGGccaaggggctgctggtggcGCAG GTGCTGCTGGGCTCGGCGCGGGGGCGGCGCGTCGTGGGTTACATCGGCTGCACCCACCTGCAGGCGCCCGCAG ccgATGCCACCACGCGGGAGGCGCAGCTGTCGCTGTCGCTGCGGTGGCTGCAGCTGTTCcgggaggagcaggagcagagcgggGACCTGGTGGCGTTTGATGTCCTGTGCGGGGACCTCAACTTCGACAACTGCTCCCGcg gtgacGAGCTGAACCAGCGGCACGAGCTGTTCCAGCTGTACCAGGACCCGTGCCGGCGGGGGCCGGGGCTGGATGCGCCCTGGGCCATCG ggacCCTGCTCAACTACCTGCGCATCTACGAGGAGCCCGTGTCCACCCCGGAGAAGATGAGGag gaggtGGCCGGCGTGTCCGTGGTCACTCAGTTGGCCACGCGTTCCGACCACCTGCCCGTGGCGCTGCGGCTGCGGGTGGCGCCCGACGGGCCCTGagcaccggggacaccggggacaccgggacgGACCCTGA
- the LOC136097620 gene encoding sphingomyelin phosphodiesterase 5-like isoform X4, with product MAPSAVGRGGHARVTGAPGQERGDVAIPLSPPSAPAAAPLPPAMLAHDSPFPSRALAALDRLAEGLLAPGFWAVNGLLDLRPTTAERRRRRERRCGRCRGCTGALLAGVAFAAVLLLSLPVTALGLLLWLPLQAARRPFRYRYTAGTAAAEPWDLRQPRTFTFLSANVCLLPSGLAKFSNLGDTAQRASEIARLLAPRPQPPPGDRAGLVEPRGESAGYGGTLRTPAGAEPGATPAATSAGTLPETPAGTEAAEPVLSERFPANPDFVCLQEVFDGAAASRVCGQLAGAFPHVLWDVGARGLRGGRPVLLGSGLLLASRFPPLAARYRPFPNGRGEDALAAKGLLVAQVLLGSARGRRVVGYIGCTHLQAPAADATTREAQLSLSLRWLQLFREEQEQSGDLVAFDVLCGDLNFDNCSRGDELNQRHELFQLYQDPCRRGPGLDAPWAIGTLLNYLRIYEEPVSTPEKMRRTLSQPGGRQRYLAGPILASGEPDPLAPGPWRGRRVDYIVFRRHRGARTEVAGVSVVTQLATRSDHLPVALRLRVAPDGP from the exons ATGGCCCCGAGCGCCGTGGGGCGCGGAG GTCACGCCCGTGTCACCGGAGCCCCCGGGCAGGAGCGGGGAGACGTCGCGATCCCGCTCAGCCCCCCGAGcgcccccgccgcggccccgctccccccggccaTGCTGGCGCACGACTCCCCGTTCCCCAGCCGGGCGCTGGCGGCCCTGGACCGCCTGGCCGAGGGGCTACTGGCCCCGGGCTTCTGGGCCGTCAACGGCCTCCTGGACCTGCGGCCGACCacggcggagcggcggcggcggcgggagcggcggtgcgggcggtgccggggctgcacCGGGGCGCTGCTGGCGGGGGTGGCGTTTGCGGCcgtgctgctgctgtcgctgccggtgacggcgctggggctgctgctgtggctgccGCTGCAGGCGGCGCGGCGGCCGTTCCGGTACCGGTACACGGCGGGGACGGCGGCGGCGGAGCCCTGGGACCTGCGGCAGCCCCGCACCTTCACCTTCCTCAGCGCCAACGTCTGCCTGCTGCCCAGCGGGCTGGCCAAGTTCAGCAACCTGGGCGACACGGCGCAGCGGGCCAGCGAAATCGCCCGCCTGCTCGCCCCGCGGCCGCAGCCGCCCCCCGGGGACCGCGCCGGCCTGGTGGAGCCGCGGGGGGAGAGCGCCGGCTACGGGGGGACGCTGCGCACCCCCGCGGGGGCGGAGCCGGGTGCGACCCCCGCGGCGACCTCCGCGGGGACCCTCCCCGAGACCCCCGCGGGGACAGAGGCGGCCGAGCCGGTGCTGTCGGAGCGTTTCCCGGCCAACCCCGACTTCGTGTGCCTGCAGGAGGTTTTCGACGGCGCGGCCGCGTCCCGCGTGTGCGGGCAGCTGGCGGGCGCGTTCCCGCACGTGCTGTGGGACGTGGgggcgcgggggctgcgcggggggcggccggtgctgctgggcagcggGCTACTGCTCGCCAGCCGCTTCCCGCCGCTGGCCGCCCGCTACCGCCCCTTCCCCAACGGCCGCGGCGAGGACGCGCTGGCGGccaaggggctgctggtggcGCAG GTGCTGCTGGGCTCGGCGCGGGGGCGGCGCGTCGTGGGTTACATCGGCTGCACCCACCTGCAGGCGCCCGCAG ccgATGCCACCACGCGGGAGGCGCAGCTGTCGCTGTCGCTGCGGTGGCTGCAGCTGTTCcgggaggagcaggagcagagcgggGACCTGGTGGCGTTTGATGTCCTGTGCGGGGACCTCAACTTCGACAACTGCTCCCGcg gtgacGAGCTGAACCAGCGGCACGAGCTGTTCCAGCTGTACCAGGACCCGTGCCGGCGGGGGCCGGGGCTGGATGCGCCCTGGGCCATCG ggacCCTGCTCAACTACCTGCGCATCTACGAGGAGCCCGTGTCCACCCCGGAGAAGATGAGGag gacgCTGTCGCAGCCGGGGGGGCGGCAGCGGTACCTGGCGGGCCCGATCCTGGCGAGCGGGGAGCCGGACCCGTTGGCCCCCGGGCCGTGGCGCGGCCGGCGCGTGGATTACATCGTGTTCCGGCGGCACCGCGGCGCCCGCACG gaggtGGCCGGCGTGTCCGTGGTCACTCAGTTGGCCACGCGTTCCGACCACCTGCCCGTGGCGCTGCGGCTGCGGGTGGCGCCCGACGGGCCCTGa